Proteins encoded within one genomic window of Pongo abelii isolate AG06213 chromosome 18, NHGRI_mPonAbe1-v2.0_pri, whole genome shotgun sequence:
- the IRX5 gene encoding iroquois-class homeodomain protein IRX-5 isoform X1 — protein sequence MSYPQGYLYQPSASLALYSCPAYSTSVISGPRTDELGRSSSGSAFSPYAGSTAFTAPSPGYNSHLQYGADPAAAAAAAFSSYVGSPYDHTPGMAGSLGYHPYAAPLGSYPYGDPAYRKNATRDATATLKAWLNEHRKNPYPTKGEKIMLAIITKMTLTQVSTWFANARRRLKKENKMTWTPRNRSEDEEEEENIDLEKNDEDEPQKPEDKGDPEGPEAGGAEQKAASGCERLQGPPTPAGKETEGSLSDSDFKEPPSEGRLEALQGPPRTGGPSPAGPAAARLAEDPAPHYPAGAPAPGPHPAAGELPPGPGGPSVIHSPPPPPPPAVLAKPKLWSLAEIATSSDKVKDGGGGSEGSPCPPCPGPIAGQALGGSRASPAPAPSRSPSAQCPFPGGTVLSRPLYYTAPFYPGYTNYGSFGHLHGHPGPGPGPTTGPGSHFNGLNQTVLNRADALAKDPKMLRSQSQLDLCKDSPYELKKDVGSSISLGPRLKTTRSTDLC from the exons ATGTCCTATCCGCAGGGCTACTTGTACCAGCCGTCCGCCTCGCTGGCGCTCTACTCGTGCCCGGCGTACAGCACCAGCGTCATTTCGGGGCCCCGCACGGATGAGCTCGGCCGCTCTTCTTCGGGCTCCGCGTTCTCGCCTTACGCTGGCTCGACTGCCTTCACGGCGCCCTCGCCGGGCTACAACTCGCACCTCCAGTACGGCGCTGACCCCGcggcggccgccgccgccgctttCTCCTCGTACGTG GGCTCTCCCTACGACCACACACCCGGCATGGCGGGCTCCTTGGGGTACCATCCTTACGCGGCGCCCCTGGGATCGTACCCTTACGGGGACCCAGCGTACCGGAAGAACGCCACAAGGGACGCCACGGCTACGCTCAAGGCCTGGCTCAACGAGCACCGCAAGAACCCCTACCCCACCAAGGGCGAGAAGATCATGCTGGCCATCATCACCAAGATGACCCTCACCCAGGTGTCCACCTGGTTCGCCAACGCGCGCCGGCGCctcaagaaagagaataaaatgacatGGACGCCGCGGAACCGCAGCGAGgacgaggaagaggaggagaacaTAGACCTGGAGAAGAACGACGAGGACGAGCCCCAGAAGCCCGAGGACAAGGGCGACCCCGAGGGCCCCGAAGCAG GAGGAGCTGAGCAGAAGGCGGCTTCGGGCTGCGAACGGCTTCAGGGACCACCCACCCCTGCAGGCAAGGAGACGGAGGGCAGCCTCAGCGACTCGGATTTTAAGGAGCCGCCCTCGGAGGGCCGCCTCGAAGCGCTGCAGGGCCCCCCCCGCACCGGCGGGCCCTCCCCGGCTGGGCCAGCGGCGGCGCGGCTGGCGGAGGACCCGGCCCCTCACTACCCCGCCGGAGCGCCGGCGCCCGGCCCGCATCCAGCCGCGGGAGAGCTGCCCCCGGGTCCCGGCGGGCCCTCGGTTATCCATTCGCCGCCTCCGCCGCCGCCTCCTGCGGTGCTCGCCAAGCCCAAACTGTGGTCTTTGGCAGAGATCGCCACATCCTCGGACAAGGTCAAGGACGGGGGCGGCGGGAGCGAGGGCTCTCCATGCCCACCGTGTCCCGGGCCCATAGCCGGGCAAGCCCTAGGAGGCAGCCGTGCGTCGCCGGCCCCGGCGCCGTCGCGCTCGCCGTCGGCGCAGTGTCCTTTTCCAGGCGGAACGGTGCTGTCCCGGCCTCTCTACTACACCGCGCCCTTCTATCCCGGCTACACGAACTATGGCTCTTTCGGACACCTTCATGGCCACCCGGGGCCCGGGCCAGGCCCCACAACCGGTCCGGGGTCTCATTTCAATGGATTAAACCAGACCGTGTTGAACCGAGCGGACGCTTTGGCTAAAGACCCGAAAATGTTGCGGAGCCAGTCTCAGCTAGACCTGTGCAAAGACTCTCCCTATGAATTGAAGAAAG
- the IRX5 gene encoding iroquois-class homeodomain protein IRX-5 isoform X2, which yields MSYPQGYLYQPSASLALYSCPAYSTSVISGPRTDELGRSSSGSAFSPYAGSTAFTAPSPGYNSHLQYGADPAAAAAAAFSSYVGSPYDHTPGMAGSLGYHPYAAPLGSYPYGDPAYRKNATRDATATLKAWLNEHRKNPYPTKGEKIMLAIITKMTLTQVSTWFANARRRLKKENKMTWTPRNRSEDEEEEENIDLEKNDEDEPQKPEDKGDPEGPEAGGAEQKAASGCERLQGPPTPAGKETEGSLSDSDFKEPPSEGRLEALQGPPRTGGPSPAGPAAARLAEDPAPHYPAGAPAPGPHPAAGELPPGPGGPSVIHSPPPPPPPAVLAKPKLWSLAEIATSSDKVKDGGGGSEGSPCPPCPGPIAGQALGGSRASPAPAPSRSPSAQCPFPGGTVLSRPLYYTAPFYPGYTNYGSFGHLHGHPGPGPGPTTGPGSHFNGLNQTVLNRADALAKDPKMLRSQSQLDLCKDSPYELKKASLLDQVM from the exons ATGTCCTATCCGCAGGGCTACTTGTACCAGCCGTCCGCCTCGCTGGCGCTCTACTCGTGCCCGGCGTACAGCACCAGCGTCATTTCGGGGCCCCGCACGGATGAGCTCGGCCGCTCTTCTTCGGGCTCCGCGTTCTCGCCTTACGCTGGCTCGACTGCCTTCACGGCGCCCTCGCCGGGCTACAACTCGCACCTCCAGTACGGCGCTGACCCCGcggcggccgccgccgccgctttCTCCTCGTACGTG GGCTCTCCCTACGACCACACACCCGGCATGGCGGGCTCCTTGGGGTACCATCCTTACGCGGCGCCCCTGGGATCGTACCCTTACGGGGACCCAGCGTACCGGAAGAACGCCACAAGGGACGCCACGGCTACGCTCAAGGCCTGGCTCAACGAGCACCGCAAGAACCCCTACCCCACCAAGGGCGAGAAGATCATGCTGGCCATCATCACCAAGATGACCCTCACCCAGGTGTCCACCTGGTTCGCCAACGCGCGCCGGCGCctcaagaaagagaataaaatgacatGGACGCCGCGGAACCGCAGCGAGgacgaggaagaggaggagaacaTAGACCTGGAGAAGAACGACGAGGACGAGCCCCAGAAGCCCGAGGACAAGGGCGACCCCGAGGGCCCCGAAGCAG GAGGAGCTGAGCAGAAGGCGGCTTCGGGCTGCGAACGGCTTCAGGGACCACCCACCCCTGCAGGCAAGGAGACGGAGGGCAGCCTCAGCGACTCGGATTTTAAGGAGCCGCCCTCGGAGGGCCGCCTCGAAGCGCTGCAGGGCCCCCCCCGCACCGGCGGGCCCTCCCCGGCTGGGCCAGCGGCGGCGCGGCTGGCGGAGGACCCGGCCCCTCACTACCCCGCCGGAGCGCCGGCGCCCGGCCCGCATCCAGCCGCGGGAGAGCTGCCCCCGGGTCCCGGCGGGCCCTCGGTTATCCATTCGCCGCCTCCGCCGCCGCCTCCTGCGGTGCTCGCCAAGCCCAAACTGTGGTCTTTGGCAGAGATCGCCACATCCTCGGACAAGGTCAAGGACGGGGGCGGCGGGAGCGAGGGCTCTCCATGCCCACCGTGTCCCGGGCCCATAGCCGGGCAAGCCCTAGGAGGCAGCCGTGCGTCGCCGGCCCCGGCGCCGTCGCGCTCGCCGTCGGCGCAGTGTCCTTTTCCAGGCGGAACGGTGCTGTCCCGGCCTCTCTACTACACCGCGCCCTTCTATCCCGGCTACACGAACTATGGCTCTTTCGGACACCTTCATGGCCACCCGGGGCCCGGGCCAGGCCCCACAACCGGTCCGGGGTCTCATTTCAATGGATTAAACCAGACCGTGTTGAACCGAGCGGACGCTTTGGCTAAAGACCCGAAAATGTTGCGGAGCCAGTCTCAGCTAGACCTGTGCAAAGACTCTCCCTATGAATTGAAGAAAG
- the IRX5 gene encoding iroquois-class homeodomain protein IRX-5 isoform X3, which yields MSYPQGYLYQPSASLALYSCPAYSTSVISGPRTDELGRSSSGSAFSPYAGSTAFTAPSPGYNSHLQYGADPAAAAAAAFSSYVGSPYDHTPGMAGSLGYHPYAAPLGSYPYGDPAYRKNATRDATATLKAWLNEHRKNPYPTKGEKIMLAIITKMTLTQVSTWFANARRRLKKENKMTWTPRNRSEDEEEEENIDLEKNDEDEPQKPEDKGDPEGPEAGGAEQKAASGCERLQGPPTPAGKETEGSLSDSDFKEPPSEGRLEALQGPPRTGGPSPAGPAAARLAEDPAPHYPAGAPAPGPHPAAGELPPGPGGPSVIHSPPPPPPPAVLAKPKLWSLAEIATSSDKVKDGGGGSEGSPCPPCPGPIAGQALGGSRASPAPAPSRSPSAQCPFPGGTVLSRPLYYTAPFYPGYTNYGSFGHLHGHPGPGPGPTTGPGSHFNGLNQTVLNRADALAKDPKMLRSQSQLDLCKDSPYELKKGMSDI from the exons ATGTCCTATCCGCAGGGCTACTTGTACCAGCCGTCCGCCTCGCTGGCGCTCTACTCGTGCCCGGCGTACAGCACCAGCGTCATTTCGGGGCCCCGCACGGATGAGCTCGGCCGCTCTTCTTCGGGCTCCGCGTTCTCGCCTTACGCTGGCTCGACTGCCTTCACGGCGCCCTCGCCGGGCTACAACTCGCACCTCCAGTACGGCGCTGACCCCGcggcggccgccgccgccgctttCTCCTCGTACGTG GGCTCTCCCTACGACCACACACCCGGCATGGCGGGCTCCTTGGGGTACCATCCTTACGCGGCGCCCCTGGGATCGTACCCTTACGGGGACCCAGCGTACCGGAAGAACGCCACAAGGGACGCCACGGCTACGCTCAAGGCCTGGCTCAACGAGCACCGCAAGAACCCCTACCCCACCAAGGGCGAGAAGATCATGCTGGCCATCATCACCAAGATGACCCTCACCCAGGTGTCCACCTGGTTCGCCAACGCGCGCCGGCGCctcaagaaagagaataaaatgacatGGACGCCGCGGAACCGCAGCGAGgacgaggaagaggaggagaacaTAGACCTGGAGAAGAACGACGAGGACGAGCCCCAGAAGCCCGAGGACAAGGGCGACCCCGAGGGCCCCGAAGCAG GAGGAGCTGAGCAGAAGGCGGCTTCGGGCTGCGAACGGCTTCAGGGACCACCCACCCCTGCAGGCAAGGAGACGGAGGGCAGCCTCAGCGACTCGGATTTTAAGGAGCCGCCCTCGGAGGGCCGCCTCGAAGCGCTGCAGGGCCCCCCCCGCACCGGCGGGCCCTCCCCGGCTGGGCCAGCGGCGGCGCGGCTGGCGGAGGACCCGGCCCCTCACTACCCCGCCGGAGCGCCGGCGCCCGGCCCGCATCCAGCCGCGGGAGAGCTGCCCCCGGGTCCCGGCGGGCCCTCGGTTATCCATTCGCCGCCTCCGCCGCCGCCTCCTGCGGTGCTCGCCAAGCCCAAACTGTGGTCTTTGGCAGAGATCGCCACATCCTCGGACAAGGTCAAGGACGGGGGCGGCGGGAGCGAGGGCTCTCCATGCCCACCGTGTCCCGGGCCCATAGCCGGGCAAGCCCTAGGAGGCAGCCGTGCGTCGCCGGCCCCGGCGCCGTCGCGCTCGCCGTCGGCGCAGTGTCCTTTTCCAGGCGGAACGGTGCTGTCCCGGCCTCTCTACTACACCGCGCCCTTCTATCCCGGCTACACGAACTATGGCTCTTTCGGACACCTTCATGGCCACCCGGGGCCCGGGCCAGGCCCCACAACCGGTCCGGGGTCTCATTTCAATGGATTAAACCAGACCGTGTTGAACCGAGCGGACGCTTTGGCTAAAGACCCGAAAATGTTGCGGAGCCAGTCTCAGCTAGACCTGTGCAAAGACTCTCCCTATGAATTGAAGAAAGGTATGTCCGACATTTAA